A single window of Rubripirellula lacrimiformis DNA harbors:
- a CDS encoding dienelactone hydrolase family protein, which produces MIPTTFPTGTGTVTENISWTAEEPATTYDSAVIIAYGSDGLAPKWKPEIERHAKALAAVGILALTPDYFQKSPSTSHDSSLTVFPQIPLRHGSWAIVLRDAVDACKTLPGIDSSKVGLLGFSLGGFLSLRIRDSVDVLVEYFSPFTFPEVDGIGTNANRLLKVHIHHGESDSLVPLMQNANPIQSQLVRERATVSMTKHPGAVHGFLGSDSGNSTARDQSLRETIQFFEANL; this is translated from the coding sequence ATGATCCCCACGACCTTTCCGACTGGCACAGGCACAGTAACCGAGAATATCTCTTGGACGGCTGAAGAACCCGCAACCACGTATGACAGCGCCGTGATCATTGCCTATGGCAGTGATGGACTTGCTCCAAAATGGAAGCCAGAAATCGAGCGTCATGCGAAGGCACTCGCCGCTGTTGGAATCCTTGCACTGACGCCGGACTACTTTCAAAAGTCTCCGTCTACTTCTCACGACTCGTCGCTCACTGTCTTTCCTCAAATCCCGCTGCGTCATGGATCGTGGGCGATCGTTCTGCGAGACGCAGTCGATGCCTGCAAGACTCTTCCGGGCATTGACTCTTCCAAAGTCGGGCTTCTTGGATTTTCACTAGGTGGTTTCTTGAGTCTGCGCATACGAGACTCGGTCGACGTGCTCGTGGAGTATTTTTCACCGTTCACTTTTCCTGAGGTTGATGGCATTGGGACCAATGCAAACAGGCTGCTCAAAGTTCACATTCACCACGGTGAAAGTGATTCCCTTGTTCCTCTCATGCAAAACGCTAATCCGATTCAATCACAGCTCGTACGCGAGCGGGCGACTGTTTCCATGACGAAGCACCCAGGGGCCGTCCACGGATTCTTGGGCAGCGATTCGGGAAATAGCACTGCCAGGGATCAATCGCTTCGCGAAACGATTCAATTCTTTGAAGCGAACCTTTAG
- a CDS encoding NAD(P)/FAD-dependent oxidoreductase, producing MGETSVRDPTDVLIVGGGPAGCAMALRLMQNGCTPTILERSSFSTSRVGEALLPEAEGLLKTLDVWDQFKREDFEPTSGIVSAWGSDKTAVSSFLFQPFSQGWNLDRAHFDRMLLCECAGRGCHVDRPAGPMRVSKSGTVWNVQIGSKSYQADILVDATGRSASIATRLGATRVPGNRLMALVGYMRTSDLDDPRLLIESAPSGWWYSAGLPNDQLVVAYLTDADLIPRHVNERTDWWRHLVRRLPHTSQRIEATSLLEPLRLVNANTSWLDESSGEGWIAIGDAAISLDPLSGNGIIRALKTGIAAAESVVSERSDFATSRFFGDLIHSLARESTEQSRLTHQRETRWEDQVFWQRRTSVDSEPKNCRNLHSIKSSFENGIA from the coding sequence GTGGGCGAAACAAGTGTGAGAGATCCGACGGACGTATTGATTGTGGGAGGCGGTCCAGCGGGCTGTGCGATGGCGCTGCGACTGATGCAAAACGGATGCACACCCACAATTCTTGAAAGAAGCTCATTCAGCACGAGTCGCGTGGGCGAAGCGTTGTTGCCAGAAGCCGAAGGGCTACTGAAAACACTTGACGTGTGGGATCAATTCAAGCGTGAGGACTTTGAACCGACGTCTGGAATCGTATCCGCATGGGGCAGCGACAAAACCGCAGTATCAAGTTTCCTTTTCCAACCGTTCTCACAGGGTTGGAATCTCGATCGCGCCCATTTCGATCGAATGCTGCTGTGCGAATGTGCCGGTCGAGGCTGCCACGTCGATCGCCCCGCTGGTCCGATGCGAGTATCAAAATCTGGGACTGTTTGGAATGTTCAAATTGGATCGAAATCCTATCAAGCGGACATTCTCGTTGATGCAACGGGACGGTCGGCGTCGATCGCGACACGGCTGGGTGCGACGCGAGTTCCTGGAAATCGTTTGATGGCGCTGGTTGGCTATATGCGAACAAGTGACCTCGACGACCCGCGACTATTGATCGAGTCAGCGCCGAGCGGTTGGTGGTACTCCGCGGGGCTTCCAAACGATCAATTGGTCGTTGCGTATTTAACGGACGCGGATTTGATTCCCCGTCATGTCAACGAACGAACAGATTGGTGGAGACACTTGGTTCGCCGTTTGCCACACACATCCCAACGCATCGAAGCAACATCATTGCTGGAACCCCTGCGTCTTGTGAATGCGAACACGAGTTGGCTTGATGAAAGTTCTGGAGAGGGGTGGATAGCGATTGGCGACGCTGCCATCTCGCTCGATCCTCTTTCTGGCAACGGAATCATCCGCGCGCTCAAAACGGGAATAGCTGCGGCGGAAAGCGTCGTATCAGAACGCAGTGATTTCGCGACAAGTCGTTTTTTTGGAGACTTGATTCACAGCCTCGCTCGCGAATCTACCGAACAAAGTCGGTTGACACACCAGCGGGAAACTCGCTGGGAGGATCAAGTCTTTTGGCAACGGCGGACGAGCGTTGATTCCGAGCCAAAAAATTGCAGAAATCTTCACTCCATCAAGTCCTCCTTTGAAAATGGCATAGCATGA
- a CDS encoding LodA/GoxA family CTQ-dependent oxidase produces MAKSYRIHPAIGVARVGNSMETFIGPEIPGTEPAPIGGAFKADGRLKRQAARFRVFEYDSDNPTAEPLEVTTSHSEVENISWTVKLANRKAAGNVILSGGNTPRNPGISESELVIAPSAKTLSAPGQSVAFDDGKFRGKVVPLGHASTESSGNLVVAGGFGTSNFVVKPGEQGGYSAGGGLNFANNRFWYDDTSDGSINATIQLSDGTTVQAEQAWIIVGPPDYAPGVGNIVTLYELMLDLVVRQFSFAPNLFSGGAFDSTYRPSFTNEIYPILHRVSQQGWVSRVANMGHANVMLRAFNDLSFVPTPGNDPHQSLRELIFHKLRDPDNPNTTGNMPRLNGDGEVNPVGLTLRPLQYFLMKQWKDGLFVGDWSGIPALSSNVTAWGLDQAALEHCTGGSFFPGIEVNRIVATRPDIYQADSSNVAVEIRLRPESANDDRPAGYLTQDNAMPWQADFLKCRNGWWPAQRPDEVLVASGGPQLEWDRDKIANHKDMVERWHELGVVAQSNGEYIETERNPDGMFLV; encoded by the coding sequence ATGGCGAAGTCCTATCGCATTCATCCGGCTATTGGAGTCGCTCGTGTTGGCAATAGCATGGAAACGTTCATTGGCCCTGAAATTCCCGGCACCGAGCCAGCGCCCATCGGCGGTGCGTTCAAGGCCGACGGGCGATTGAAACGACAGGCTGCTCGATTTCGAGTGTTTGAGTACGACTCAGACAACCCGACTGCCGAGCCGCTTGAAGTCACAACGTCGCACAGTGAAGTTGAGAATATTTCTTGGACGGTGAAGCTCGCCAATCGCAAGGCGGCTGGCAACGTGATTCTCAGTGGCGGTAACACGCCTCGCAATCCAGGTATCTCGGAAAGCGAACTCGTCATCGCTCCGTCGGCCAAGACGCTCAGCGCGCCGGGGCAATCGGTTGCGTTCGACGATGGGAAGTTTCGCGGTAAAGTCGTTCCGCTTGGTCACGCCTCGACCGAAAGTAGCGGCAACCTCGTTGTGGCGGGCGGTTTCGGCACGTCGAATTTCGTCGTCAAGCCCGGAGAGCAAGGCGGCTACTCTGCTGGCGGTGGATTGAACTTTGCGAACAATCGCTTTTGGTACGACGACACTTCTGACGGTTCAATCAATGCAACGATCCAGCTGAGCGATGGCACAACCGTTCAAGCGGAGCAGGCATGGATTATCGTTGGCCCGCCTGATTACGCACCCGGTGTGGGCAATATCGTCACGCTGTATGAACTGATGCTCGATTTGGTGGTTCGTCAATTCTCGTTTGCCCCGAACCTATTTTCGGGCGGAGCGTTTGATTCCACCTACCGCCCATCGTTCACAAACGAAATCTATCCGATCCTCCATCGCGTCTCGCAGCAAGGTTGGGTGAGTCGTGTTGCGAACATGGGGCACGCCAATGTGATGCTGCGAGCCTTCAATGACTTGTCGTTTGTACCAACGCCTGGAAATGACCCACACCAGTCGTTGCGGGAGCTGATCTTTCACAAGCTTCGCGACCCCGACAATCCGAACACAACCGGGAACATGCCGAGGCTCAATGGAGACGGCGAAGTGAATCCAGTCGGGCTTACACTTCGTCCCTTGCAGTACTTCCTGATGAAGCAGTGGAAGGACGGGTTGTTTGTTGGAGATTGGAGCGGAATCCCTGCATTGAGTTCCAACGTAACGGCGTGGGGACTTGACCAGGCCGCGTTGGAACACTGCACGGGCGGTTCGTTTTTCCCTGGCATCGAAGTCAATCGCATCGTTGCCACTCGTCCGGACATCTATCAAGCGGACAGCAGCAACGTCGCGGTAGAGATTCGCCTGCGTCCTGAATCCGCGAACGATGATCGTCCGGCGGGCTACCTGACTCAGGACAACGCCATGCCTTGGCAGGCAGACTTCTTGAAGTGCCGCAACGGCTGGTGGCCCGCTCAGCGACCCGATGAAGTTCTGGTTGCTTCCGGTGGGCCGCAATTGGAATGGGATCGGGACAAGATCGCAAACCATAAGGACATGGTTGAACGATGGCACGAACTAGGCGTCGTGGCCCAGTCCAACGGAGAGTACATCGAGACTGAACGTAACCCAGATGGAATGTTCTTGGTTTAA
- a CDS encoding ferritin-like domain-containing protein, translating to MTPVTHATEDLVVDGELTARDEAIFLLQTAAEIEQSLLVQYLYAAYSIDATAGPSPTEQAKAGGWRRAIVEIAIEEMAHLISMQNLLLLLGGPVNLEREDFPFRDLFYPFHFKLEPISLDSLAKYVVAEMPDIVADAPLQAIIDRATGAQGGMPINRVGSLFEKIDALLVTLTEDDIYPESATTFQATAIEWRGFSERIVRPVSSLSEARALANEIAEQGEGGDTAVTSHYQKFRTIYEELEATTTWNPSRPMPTNPNTSEQPHQDLDMEAGRITDAESRRWAHIADLQYRLLLHGIAHSLVLEQGTTARTTVIGWAFGMMQFPGLREVIGFLQTRPQHDPPQADTQGRERKAGPPFAMPYTLALPHSQSAQWRTYVEIVDAINNLLAQTTSVPPFQTNLEDFVNTIRESALEFSETVTPPQTPDDPSDPPPAPGDGTKAKADFLELLKSKQGIAQFMHSGVQIPAGGSLNELFSAENYDAIVSFLTSTNAKRPPAVGKPLVVPGSPSQSGFYIQITTGVMSGNFSDDEIQVVDRWIRSLAASGAVGGNAPAIVAAARPAAVARAGAVVPSAAGIVANRFATGLTQPLFVTFAPGKPDRLYIVEKTGAIQVLDASNGQLVQTFIQVDDLSTNGERGLLGLAFHPQYEDNGHFFVNCTDAVGRTTIRRYTASSGLADTNSRHNVMVVDQPFTNHNGGWIGFGPADGLLYIAMGDGGSSNDPMGNAQETNVLLGKMLRVDVDRDDLPAAADMNYGIPPTNPFAASGAGRAEIWSLGLRNPWRCSFDRLSADLWMGDVGQSAREELNFQNANSRGGENYGWRIREGTNLTGLDPDQPNLVDPIHEYGRSDGRSIVGGYVYRGEAIAGLQGTYFYADFLSNRIWSLRYDGSSVSNHVERTAELNANSAINSIVSFGEDAQGELYLVSIGGDIFRVQQV from the coding sequence GTGACTCCCGTTACGCATGCGACGGAAGACCTTGTCGTTGACGGCGAGCTGACTGCCAGAGACGAAGCAATCTTTCTTCTGCAAACCGCTGCCGAAATTGAACAGTCGTTGCTCGTGCAGTATCTCTATGCCGCCTATTCGATTGATGCGACTGCGGGGCCGAGTCCGACCGAACAAGCGAAAGCGGGCGGCTGGCGGAGAGCGATCGTTGAAATCGCGATCGAAGAGATGGCTCACCTGATCTCGATGCAAAATCTTTTGTTGCTGCTTGGTGGTCCTGTGAATTTGGAACGTGAAGACTTTCCGTTTCGCGACCTATTCTATCCGTTTCACTTCAAACTCGAACCGATCTCACTCGACTCGTTGGCAAAGTATGTCGTGGCTGAGATGCCTGACATCGTTGCAGATGCACCGCTGCAGGCGATCATTGACCGCGCGACGGGGGCTCAAGGAGGGATGCCGATCAACCGCGTTGGATCCCTCTTTGAAAAAATTGATGCATTGCTGGTTACGTTGACGGAAGACGATATCTATCCGGAATCCGCTACCACGTTTCAAGCGACCGCGATTGAATGGAGAGGCTTCAGTGAGCGAATTGTCCGACCCGTCTCAAGTCTAAGCGAGGCCAGGGCGCTGGCCAATGAGATCGCTGAGCAGGGCGAAGGTGGCGACACGGCTGTCACATCGCACTACCAAAAATTCCGTACGATCTACGAGGAACTTGAGGCCACAACGACTTGGAATCCAAGTCGTCCGATGCCGACCAATCCCAATACGTCCGAGCAGCCTCACCAGGATTTGGACATGGAAGCTGGACGAATCACCGATGCGGAGAGTCGCCGCTGGGCGCACATTGCCGATTTGCAATATCGGTTGCTGCTCCACGGAATCGCACATTCGCTGGTTCTGGAACAGGGAACGACGGCGCGTACGACGGTCATTGGTTGGGCATTTGGCATGATGCAATTCCCTGGTCTGCGTGAGGTCATTGGATTTCTACAGACTCGACCGCAACACGATCCTCCCCAGGCCGATACGCAAGGCAGAGAACGAAAGGCTGGGCCACCGTTTGCAATGCCTTACACGTTGGCGCTCCCGCATTCGCAGTCCGCTCAGTGGCGAACCTACGTGGAAATCGTCGACGCTATCAATAATCTGCTTGCGCAAACGACCAGCGTGCCTCCGTTTCAAACGAACCTGGAAGACTTTGTAAATACCATTCGTGAATCCGCCCTTGAGTTTTCCGAAACGGTTACACCACCGCAGACGCCCGATGATCCGAGTGATCCACCGCCAGCTCCCGGCGATGGCACCAAGGCAAAGGCGGACTTCTTGGAACTTTTGAAATCGAAACAAGGGATCGCTCAATTCATGCACAGCGGTGTGCAAATTCCGGCTGGCGGCAGCCTGAACGAGCTGTTCTCGGCTGAGAACTATGATGCCATCGTCAGTTTCCTGACTTCGACCAATGCCAAACGTCCTCCTGCGGTGGGCAAGCCGTTGGTAGTCCCCGGAAGCCCGAGCCAAAGTGGTTTTTATATCCAAATCACCACGGGCGTGATGTCAGGGAATTTTTCGGACGACGAGATTCAAGTCGTTGATCGTTGGATACGTAGCTTGGCTGCGTCCGGCGCTGTCGGCGGCAATGCCCCAGCAATCGTAGCGGCGGCTCGTCCGGCAGCAGTCGCACGAGCTGGCGCTGTGGTTCCCAGTGCCGCTGGAATCGTCGCAAATCGTTTTGCAACTGGATTGACGCAGCCGTTGTTCGTCACCTTCGCCCCTGGTAAACCCGATCGACTTTATATCGTCGAAAAGACGGGTGCGATTCAAGTGCTAGACGCTTCCAATGGACAGCTTGTTCAGACCTTCATTCAAGTTGACGATCTGAGCACCAACGGAGAACGAGGCTTGCTGGGCTTGGCGTTTCACCCACAGTATGAAGATAACGGCCACTTCTTTGTGAACTGTACAGACGCGGTTGGCAGAACAACGATTCGTCGATACACCGCGTCCAGCGGTCTTGCGGACACCAATAGTCGGCACAACGTAATGGTCGTCGACCAACCGTTCACCAATCACAACGGAGGTTGGATCGGGTTCGGTCCGGCCGACGGCTTGCTATACATCGCGATGGGTGATGGAGGTTCGTCAAACGATCCGATGGGCAACGCTCAGGAAACAAACGTATTGCTTGGTAAGATGCTTCGTGTCGACGTTGACCGTGACGATCTTCCGGCCGCCGCCGATATGAACTACGGCATACCGCCCACGAATCCATTTGCGGCAAGTGGTGCTGGACGGGCAGAGATTTGGTCACTTGGTTTGCGTAACCCATGGCGTTGCAGCTTTGACCGTTTGTCCGCCGATCTTTGGATGGGTGATGTTGGTCAGTCAGCCCGCGAAGAACTCAATTTCCAGAACGCGAATAGCCGTGGCGGCGAGAATTACGGTTGGCGTATTCGCGAAGGCACAAACCTGACGGGACTTGATCCCGATCAGCCGAATCTCGTCGATCCCATTCACGAATACGGTCGCAGTGACGGGCGCTCGATCGTTGGCGGATACGTCTATCGCGGCGAGGCAATCGCGGGACTGCAAGGCACCTACTTCTATGCAGACTTTCTTTCCAATCGGATTTGGTCCCTCCGCTACGACGGCTCTAGCGTTTCCAATCACGTTGAACGAACGGCTGAATTAAACGCCAATTCTGCGATCAACTCGATCGTCTCTTTTGGGGAAGACGCACAAGGCGAACTTTATCTCGTCTCAATCGGCGGCGACATTTTCCGCGTTCAACAGGTTTAA
- a CDS encoding vanadium-dependent haloperoxidase has protein sequence MNASQFQNLVDQLKKLNADPGQAAKRKFQLRNKTCDSLRRFVNPQSGWSLDTEVTDPCCYEIPAPPDLNSQEEAAEMIELYWMAILRDVPFAQWDDHPMVAAAAGEISTLPLFVNRDDPNGDPTTSGFETLSVTSKSLFRGGELARFADKNAGISENVGPYLSQFLLHEIPYGTLRIPQRCIHAAAGVDYMTDWSEWLHVQDGERRNPNQNLVGQHDPSQRRYLSTMRDLATYVHYDALYEAYLNAALILLGGGYPSNPGNPYGPGCSVMGTGQDQRPHEHEEYLKSANRGAPKYPDQDGFGTFGGPQVLSQVTEVATRALKAVWRQKWTHLRLRPEAYAALVHRSIVDEVPVPYEDFDIEVERILRASSALDRLTSSRGKRRGRGHRPEPNALLPMAYPEGSPTHPSYGAGHATVAGACVTVLKSFFDGSVQFIGPVESTADGGHLVPYQGMDAHSGKMTVELELNKLAANIATGRNMAGVHWRSDYTQSVLLGQRVAIDMLYRKSATYTEEYCIEFNSFGGKPIEIHSGQVKFAGKKLNLPELKRGRCLEASECDIAKALSTVV, from the coding sequence GTGAATGCATCGCAGTTTCAGAATCTGGTAGATCAGCTCAAGAAGCTGAACGCGGATCCTGGACAAGCCGCGAAGCGTAAATTTCAACTGCGTAACAAGACTTGTGACTCGCTGCGCCGTTTCGTGAATCCGCAATCAGGTTGGTCACTTGATACCGAAGTTACCGATCCATGCTGTTACGAAATCCCCGCGCCGCCGGATTTGAACAGCCAGGAAGAGGCGGCTGAGATGATCGAACTGTACTGGATGGCGATACTGCGTGATGTGCCGTTCGCGCAGTGGGACGATCATCCGATGGTCGCCGCGGCCGCGGGTGAGATCAGCACTCTGCCTTTGTTTGTCAACCGTGACGATCCTAACGGAGATCCAACGACATCTGGCTTCGAGACGCTTTCTGTTACATCGAAGAGTCTATTCCGTGGCGGCGAATTGGCGCGATTTGCTGACAAAAATGCCGGAATTTCGGAGAACGTCGGCCCTTATCTTTCGCAGTTTTTACTTCACGAAATCCCTTATGGCACGTTGCGAATTCCACAGCGATGCATTCATGCCGCAGCAGGTGTCGACTACATGACGGATTGGTCGGAATGGCTTCACGTCCAAGACGGCGAAAGAAGAAATCCGAATCAAAACTTGGTGGGCCAACACGATCCGTCTCAACGACGATATCTATCGACGATGCGAGATCTGGCAACCTACGTGCATTATGACGCTCTCTACGAGGCCTATCTCAATGCGGCTCTAATTTTGCTGGGCGGTGGATACCCGAGTAATCCAGGCAATCCTTACGGGCCCGGATGCAGCGTGATGGGAACCGGGCAGGATCAGCGGCCGCACGAACACGAGGAATACCTAAAGTCAGCGAATCGCGGGGCACCAAAATACCCAGATCAAGACGGTTTTGGCACATTCGGCGGTCCTCAGGTTCTCTCTCAGGTCACCGAGGTTGCGACTCGGGCATTGAAAGCCGTGTGGCGACAAAAATGGACCCATCTACGACTGCGTCCCGAAGCTTATGCCGCTTTGGTCCATCGCTCGATTGTCGATGAAGTGCCAGTGCCTTACGAAGATTTCGACATCGAAGTCGAGCGAATTCTGCGAGCCAGTAGCGCGCTGGATCGGCTCACTTCTTCTCGCGGAAAACGCCGCGGTCGTGGTCATCGTCCTGAGCCAAATGCGTTGCTGCCGATGGCTTATCCCGAAGGATCGCCGACTCATCCATCCTACGGAGCCGGGCACGCAACAGTCGCCGGTGCGTGCGTGACCGTGCTGAAATCCTTCTTCGATGGCAGCGTTCAGTTCATCGGACCGGTCGAATCAACTGCCGACGGCGGGCACCTTGTACCGTATCAAGGCATGGACGCGCACAGCGGCAAGATGACCGTCGAACTTGAGCTGAACAAACTTGCCGCGAACATCGCAACCGGTCGCAACATGGCCGGCGTCCATTGGCGCAGCGATTACACGCAAAGCGTCTTGCTTGGTCAGCGGGTCGCCATCGACATGCTGTATCGCAAGAGCGCGACCTACACCGAGGAATACTGCATCGAGTTCAACAGTTTCGGCGGCAAGCCGATCGAAATTCACTCAGGGCAAGTCAAGTTCGCCGGCAAGAAACTGAACCTGCCAGAGCTGAAACGCGGTCGGTGTCTTGAGGCCTCGGAGTGTGACATCGCAAAGGCGCTATCGACCGTCGTTTGA